AAATTTAAACGAGAAGAATTACATTCCGGCGGCGGGCGTCTGATAGCAGGAGACCTTACCGATGAGTTACGCAGGCTTTATGAACCGTCAGCAAAATACGGAGAAATATTCCCTACAGTATACAATTTAACGGTATGTCACAAATGTCTTTATACGGCCTTTCCGCAAGATTTTTCAATTCCCTCCCGTCCTGTTATCGAAAAGCTTTTTGAAAATACCGAAACAAGATATGAAGCAGTAAAAGGTCTTTTCCATAATGTTGATTTTACAAAATCCCGCGGTTTAAATGAAGGAGCAGCCTCTTATTACCTTGCCATGTTATGTTACGAGCTTTTTGAAGAAAAATTTTCTCCCACAATAAAGCAGGCCATATGTGCCATAAGAGCGGCATGGCTCTTTGACGAGCTGGGGAAAAAATATCCTGAAGAAAACTATAAATATGTTTCAGACCTATTTTATAAAAAGACAACCTTTCTTTACCGCCGAGCCCTTGAGTTGGAATCGACCGGAAAAGAAATAATAGCAGGCTTAAAATCGTTCGGTCCTGATGTAGATAAAAACTACGGCTATGACGGTATAATCTATCTTTCAGCCCTCCTTGAATATAAGTACGGCCAAAAGCTCGATATGGAAATGCGCTTAAAACGCTTGGATTATCACAAATTTGCCCTTGCAAAAATGTTCGGTTTAGGAAAATCAAGTAAAAATAAGCCGGGACCGATTTTGGAAGCGGCAAGAAGCCTTTACGACACTCTCAAGGTAGAACTGAAGGATGTAGAAGATTAATGGAAATCTTCCAGAATCAAAAAAATATCCTCCTTACCCTCTCCTATGACGGTACGAATTTTTGCGGATGGCAAAAACAAACCAAGGAAGGAACTGAAACCTTCCGGACGGTTCAAGGTGAATTGGAAAAAGCCCTAGCCAAAATTCATAAACATCCTATAGAAACAAACGGCTCAGGACGTACGGATTCAGGAGTTCATGCAGCCCGCCAAGCCGTAAACTTTTTTAGCGATATAAAAAGCATGAAGGCCTCAAATTTTTTACCTGCCCTTAACTCAATCCTGCCTAAGGATATAAGGGTTATTGATGCAGCCGAAGTGTCCCCCCTCCTGCATGCGCGCTTTAATGCTCTTTCAAGAACCTACCGCTATAAGATCAAATGCGGCAAAATAATATTTGCACACGAGCAGCCCTATACTTGGCACATAAGAAGATACCCCGACATAGCCGCCTTAAACGAAATGGCCTCCTGCCTTTCAGGAGAATTGGATTGTACCGCTTTTTCTGCAGCCGGAGATCAAAGTATAAGTAAATCACGCTATATCAAAAAGGCAGTCTTTTTTATCGAAAACGATTATCTTATTTTTGAAATTTGTGCAAATGCCTTTTTGTGGAAGATGGTACGCTCAATAGTAGGAACTCTTTTGCATTTAGACGAAATCGGAGCTTCCAAAAAAGATTTTAAAGATATCTTAGAATCAAAGATGAGGGAAAAGGCAGGCCCCACAGCTCCGCCCCAAGGCCTTTTTTTATGGTCTATAGAATATCCTAAAGACCTGCTTAAAACACCGCCGGACAGTTTTTAATAGAAAGCAAAGCTAATTACTCTTAAAGCGGTCATATCTGCTTACCGCATTAGAAATAACAAAAAACACAATAACTATTCCGAAGATTACAAAATAAGAACCTATGGAGAAAAACATATTATAAAGGCCATGTATACCCCAAGTAAAAAGAAAAGGCTTTATAATCTTCCCCGTCTTTTTAACCATACTTATTTCAAGATAATATACACCCAAACATGCATGTAAGATATTTGAAGTAAATGTCCTAAGCCAAATTGCTTCAGGATAGCGTATTGCATAAGCAAGATTTTCAAAAGAGGCAAAAATTAAGCCGTAAAAAACCGATAAAAGCATCAGAATCCTTATGTTCGCCCTTGTTTGGGCCGGAGTAATCTCATCCATATTTTTCATCTTATCCGCCCAAAGCAATTTTACAAAAATAGAAAAAAGCAGGGCCTTAACGGTTTCTTCCGGCAGAGAAGAATGAATAAAACAGTCAAAAAGAATACCGTAAGCATATCCTGTAGTTTTTAAAAAATTCTGAGACAAAAAATATACGATAGTCTGCATTAAAATTGAAATAAGGACTGCAAAAAATGAAAACAAAAAAATATATAATAATGGTTTAAGCGATAAATTTTCTTTTCTTATAATAATAAAAGCCCAAATAATTGAAAGTGCAAAAGAAAGAAACATGAGTGCTGCAATCTGCATATTTGTAAGCATACATTGAAAAAGAATTAAATTCAAGGGGTTTATCGGCAAGGTCTTTATTTTGAGAGAAAAATGCCTTATAATATTTATATGGGGTTAAAACTATGGATAAAGAAAAAAATGATTATGACAAACTTTTTTTGGAAATTACAAAAGCAAAACACCTCGTCGCCTTTACGGGGGCCGGAATAAGCACCTTGGCCGGAATCAAGGACTTTAGGGGAAAGGACGGCCTTTATAAACAGCCGAATACCGAAAAAATGTTCGATATAGACGTCTTTTATAGGGATCCTTCGGTTTATTACGGAATGGCAAAAGAATTTATCTACGGATTGGAAGAAAAGCAGCCGGCAATCGTGCATACCGTTCTTGCCGCCCTTGAAAAAAGAGGCATCTTAAAAGCCGTAATAACCCAAAACATTGATTTACTCCACCAAAAGGCGGGAAGCAAAAATGTAATTGAGGTACACGGTTCCCCATCGGTTCACTATTGTATAAGCTGCTCCTACACCGAAACCTTTGAGGAAACCGCAAAAACAGCTAAAACCGGAGCCGTGCCGCTATGCCCTAAGTGCGGAAGCCCGATAAAACCGGCAATAACTTTTTTTGGAGAAGCCCTTCCTCAAAAAGCCCTGATGCAGGCAGAAACGGAAGCTTCTAAGTCGGATTTTATGCTGGTTCTAGGTACAAGCCTTTTGGTCTATCCTGCAGCGGCTCTTCCGGCCTATACTTTAAGAAACGGAGGTAAAATAGCGATAGTAAACAATCAGCCTACTCAATTTGACTCCTATACGGACCTTTTATTTGAAGATTTGGAAGAAACTTTTGAAAAAATAGAAAAAAAATTACAAAATTTATAATTTTTTTCTAAATTCACTTGACAAAAAAGTAAGAATATGGTAACTTATGTTTAGGCACAAACAGCGAGTAATTATCCTAAATTACCCGCGTAAAGCGTTCATAAAAGTATTTATATGTGAATGGTTTATACTCTATTTTAATCGCCCCGGTCCGCATACTCCCGGGGCGATTTTTTTTATATCTATATTATAAAACAAACATTTAAGATTTAAGGCCTTAATGCCGATAAACAAATCGAGAAAGATTTACAATAAATTGCTAAAGGGGTATTTATTTTTTTTTATTTATGTGTTAGGATGTGTCTCATGGAAAAAGATAAAAGAATAATCGTTGATTCAGAAAAAATTGAAACGGCCATACGTTTGGGTGTTCCTATCGCTATAACTTCGTATACTTTACCCAAGGAAACTGAAGTTTATATCACGGATGTTATTTCAGAATTTTTAAAGCAGCTGCATTGTAGCGATATTACAGACTATATCGTATATTACACAAATGAACTCACAACAAACGCGAAAAAAGCCAATACAAAAAGAGTCTATTTTAAAGAAAGAGGCTTAGATATCTCGAACGCCGAAGACTATGACCAGGGAATGAAGGATTTTAAAGAAGATACAATCTCAAACATGGATCATTATCTGGAACTTCAAAAAAAAGCCGGTCTTTATATCAAAATGGCCCTTCAACTTAAAAATGACAATATAGTCCTTGAAGTAAGCAATAACTCAGCCCTAACCCGCCAAGAATTTAAGAGAATTTTTGACAAAATAGTCAGAGCAAGACAATTTTCATCATTGGATGAGGCCTTTACTCAAGTCTTGGATAATACCGAAGGAGCCGGTTTGGGCCTTGTAATCATGGTTCTAATGCTCAAAAAAATGGGTCTGGATGAAAAGGCCTATACAATCGATGTCTTAGACGGAGTAACGGTAAACCGTGTTGTTATTCCACTTAAATTGGAACTAAAAAAAGAGGCTGTACCTCTTACAAAGGCCATTGTAGAATATATCAACGAAATACCGCAATTCCCCGAAAATATTATGCAGATACAAAGGGCTATTAACGATCCGGAATCAAAGATGCAAAAAATTGCCCAACTTATAAGCAGCGATATAGGATTGGCAACAGACCTTCTAAAACACGTAAACTCCGTGGCTTTCGGTCTTTCAAAACCCTGTATGAACATTGTTGAAGCCGTTAAGTTCGTTGGCTTGAGAGGTATACAAAACCTGCTTTACTCCATGGGAACTATCAAAATATTGGAAACAACGGAAAAAGAGCAAAAGGAAATTTGGGAAAATGCTTACAGGCTGGCCTTTTTCTCCTTAAATGTTGCAAAACTTACCGGCAAACGCACTATAGTTGATGATGCATATATTTGCGGTCTTCTCCATGACCTTGGAAAGATTATCCTTGGTTCAATGTACCCTGAGCTGCTTGTAAAACTGGCAGAAATTCAAGCTGAAAGGAACATACCGCCTCAGGTTATGGACATGATTATGAGCGGAATGGCTCAAGCAG
The DNA window shown above is from Treponema denticola and carries:
- the truA gene encoding tRNA pseudouridine(38-40) synthase TruA, which encodes MEIFQNQKNILLTLSYDGTNFCGWQKQTKEGTETFRTVQGELEKALAKIHKHPIETNGSGRTDSGVHAARQAVNFFSDIKSMKASNFLPALNSILPKDIRVIDAAEVSPLLHARFNALSRTYRYKIKCGKIIFAHEQPYTWHIRRYPDIAALNEMASCLSGELDCTAFSAAGDQSISKSRYIKKAVFFIENDYLIFEICANAFLWKMVRSIVGTLLHLDEIGASKKDFKDILESKMREKAGPTAPPQGLFLWSIEYPKDLLKTPPDSF
- a CDS encoding HDOD domain-containing protein, whose protein sequence is MEKDKRIIVDSEKIETAIRLGVPIAITSYTLPKETEVYITDVISEFLKQLHCSDITDYIVYYTNELTTNAKKANTKRVYFKERGLDISNAEDYDQGMKDFKEDTISNMDHYLELQKKAGLYIKMALQLKNDNIVLEVSNNSALTRQEFKRIFDKIVRARQFSSLDEAFTQVLDNTEGAGLGLVIMVLMLKKMGLDEKAYTIDVLDGVTVNRVVIPLKLELKKEAVPLTKAIVEYINEIPQFPENIMQIQRAINDPESKMQKIAQLISSDIGLATDLLKHVNSVAFGLSKPCMNIVEAVKFVGLRGIQNLLYSMGTIKILETTEKEQKEIWENAYRLAFFSLNVAKLTGKRTIVDDAYICGLLHDLGKIILGSMYPELLVKLAEIQAERNIPPQVMDMIMSGMAQAEIGATLAEKWNFPEPIVVTIRYQDNFENAPEEHRELVESVCFADFMLNFSQGKIDYYQVPEALLKRFKIKSEEQLKKLCERFEFAFSK
- a CDS encoding protease PrsW, coding for MLTNMQIAALMFLSFALSIIWAFIIIRKENLSLKPLLYIFLFSFFAVLISILMQTIVYFLSQNFLKTTGYAYGILFDCFIHSSLPEETVKALLFSIFVKLLWADKMKNMDEITPAQTRANIRILMLLSVFYGLIFASFENLAYAIRYPEAIWLRTFTSNILHACLGVYYLEISMVKKTGKIIKPFLFTWGIHGLYNMFFSIGSYFVIFGIVIVFFVISNAVSRYDRFKSN
- a CDS encoding SIR2 family NAD-dependent protein deacylase, with product MDKEKNDYDKLFLEITKAKHLVAFTGAGISTLAGIKDFRGKDGLYKQPNTEKMFDIDVFYRDPSVYYGMAKEFIYGLEEKQPAIVHTVLAALEKRGILKAVITQNIDLLHQKAGSKNVIEVHGSPSVHYCISCSYTETFEETAKTAKTGAVPLCPKCGSPIKPAITFFGEALPQKALMQAETEASKSDFMLVLGTSLLVYPAAALPAYTLRNGGKIAIVNNQPTQFDSYTDLLFEDLEETFEKIEKKLQNL
- a CDS encoding DUF2225 domain-containing protein; amino-acid sequence: MIRKQAEKESRTGSITFYSKEQIQCPVCSTKFKREELHSGGGRLIAGDLTDELRRLYEPSAKYGEIFPTVYNLTVCHKCLYTAFPQDFSIPSRPVIEKLFENTETRYEAVKGLFHNVDFTKSRGLNEGAASYYLAMLCYELFEEKFSPTIKQAICAIRAAWLFDELGKKYPEENYKYVSDLFYKKTTFLYRRALELESTGKEIIAGLKSFGPDVDKNYGYDGIIYLSALLEYKYGQKLDMEMRLKRLDYHKFALAKMFGLGKSSKNKPGPILEAARSLYDTLKVELKDVED